Proteins encoded by one window of Candidatus Nanoarchaeia archaeon:
- a CDS encoding ribosomal RNA adenine dimethylase domain-containing protein: MYLFTRQFLEDYAGVGSPLPSSKYVADLILRQVDFSQLESIVEFGPGTGAFTEGILERMDVNTLFFCIEKNKEFYGMLVRKYPCIPVYNDSADQIGSYLGRFGLTGVDAIISSLPWSNFEESLQARILKETSDSLNPGGRFITIAYKPWHMLRKGRRFSKLLHEYFSDVKETRTVWLNVFPTFAYVCGKDEE; the protein is encoded by the coding sequence ATGTACTTATTTACCAGGCAATTCTTAGAGGATTACGCAGGCGTAGGATCTCCGCTCCCTTCGTCAAAATATGTTGCAGATCTCATCCTTAGGCAGGTTGACTTTTCACAGCTCGAGAGTATTGTGGAGTTCGGCCCCGGCACAGGCGCCTTTACAGAAGGGATTCTTGAGAGGATGGATGTCAATACTCTTTTTTTCTGCATCGAGAAAAATAAGGAGTTTTACGGAATGCTGGTAAGGAAGTATCCTTGCATCCCTGTCTACAACGACTCAGCAGATCAAATAGGCTCCTACCTCGGTCGTTTTGGCCTCACAGGAGTTGATGCCATTATCTCTTCCCTCCCCTGGTCAAATTTTGAGGAGAGCCTCCAGGCCAGGATCCTGAAAGAAACATCTGATTCTCTCAACCCTGGCGGCAGATTTATTACCATTGCATATAAGCCCTGGCACATGCTTCGTAAGGGAAGGAGGTTCTCAAAGCTGCTCCACGAGTATTTCAGCGATGTCAAAGAGACAAGGACTGTCTGGCTCAATGTATTCCCAACATTTGCGTATGTTTGCGGCAAGGACGAAGAATGA
- a CDS encoding MarR family transcriptional regulator, which translates to MAKESTIKLIGIVLIGVSVLLVVLLSLIKANLDEQSAFLCSVVSSSSMDMSSCPVHKSNTSWLLIVAFSLSFLSLAAGAFLLLKPLAERKAFPKLDEQEKQVYDLLKSHQGSLYQSDILKETQLSKVKLTRLLDRMEQKEVLERKRRGMTNIIVLR; encoded by the coding sequence ATGGCAAAGGAATCAACCATAAAGCTTATTGGCATAGTTCTGATAGGAGTCTCAGTGCTGCTTGTCGTCTTATTATCCCTGATCAAAGCCAATCTGGACGAGCAGTCTGCATTCCTCTGTTCCGTGGTGAGCTCAAGCAGCATGGACATGAGCAGCTGCCCGGTGCATAAGAGCAACACCTCCTGGCTGCTGATCGTTGCATTCAGCCTGAGTTTTCTCAGTCTTGCAGCAGGAGCATTCCTTTTGCTCAAGCCGCTGGCAGAGCGCAAAGCCTTTCCAAAGCTTGATGAGCAGGAAAAGCAGGTGTACGACCTCCTGAAGAGCCATCAAGGATCTCTCTACCAATCCGACATCCTCAAGGAGACCCAGCTCTCCAAGGTCAAGCTCACCCGGCTTCTTGACAGGATGGAACAAAAAGAGGTTCTTGAGCGGAAGCGCAGAGGCATGACCAACATCATCGTGCTGAGATGA